The following proteins are co-located in the Triticum aestivum cultivar Chinese Spring chromosome 1A, IWGSC CS RefSeq v2.1, whole genome shotgun sequence genome:
- the LOC123040768 gene encoding MAR-binding filament-like protein 1: MAYHHLLVVSPPAQPPPPPRRLSLLSRSPRGAVTAAASPDAARSSSVVASSAATRRRAVLLVGISVLPLLRLRDAATSAAQPSAVDLVTDKMDIQMSEEMQPEETRAGPPQPEVKRPSPGNPLASLLNTIAVIASGLLAGLLGTTQREKKALQSAISSMEIKLAEDEAAMSLLRENYEKRLLDEQVAQKKQARMFQDEEASLLDQLASTKRTVKNLNEEVMKEKELVEQLKHEIHDLEISIAQAEEDKHAFEENLRDKLETLDILHGKVNLLSQDVNDKEENITELSSSLSTKEGDYQSLHLMFNQTKESLEHANSRMEQLEKYVYAAKNDIKSKISSIDSLNEDVQTLCSAKSDAEEKISELMKQYTELETASKMRASRDSELLSNKDGQLNQLEERLSTALSDSSEDRSIIAELNSELEANRTMLLNEVETRKKMSDLVQSTEDALKESRNELFKLSEELNAVNISNHDLTTQISEFTNESNEVKQALTKKVEEAESVSKALSDELASVKEIHQKTQEDLEVTSNQLVSITEVHDELSKELLDTYKKLESTTDELVRERRINATLKRELEALVKQSQVESEARRALQADLDEATLSLNEVNESTLFLSNKLDSTVSRISAIKEEKEVLSAALSEQKKSTAEAQKNMVDAQHLIKRLGMERENSEIRSTKLEEELATAKGEMLYLRRQITASGSQNTDVLEASPTPNFNQSPEDHVPNTSSTDAVPPRSAKKIYRRRKDRPST; this comes from the exons ATGGCCTACCACCACCTCCTCGTCGTCTCGCCGCcggcgcagccgccgccgccgccgcggcgcctcTCACTACTCTCCCGCTCGCCGCGGGGGGCCGTCACAGCCGCTGCCTCGCCCgacgccgcccgctcctcgtcggtGGTGGCATCGTCGGCGGCCACGCGAAGGAGGGCCGTGCTCCTGGTCGGGATCTCCGTGCTCCCGCTCCTGCGCCTCCGTGACGCGGCGACCTCCGCAGCGCAGCCCTCAGCGGTCGATCTCGTCACTG ATAAAATGGACATTCAGATGTCTGAGGAAATGCAGCCTGAAGAAACTAGGGCTGGACCACCTCAGCCTGAGGTGAAAAGGCCATCTCCAGGGAATCCACTTGCTAGTCTTCTGAATACAATTGCAGTTATTGCTTCTGGGCTTCTGGCTGGGCTTCTTGGTACTACTCAACGTGAAAAGAAGGCCTTGCAGTCAGCCATCTCATCT ATGGAGATCAAATTGGCTGAAGATGAGGCAGCGATGTCTTTGCTTAGAGAGAACTATGAGAAAAGGCTATTGGACGAACAAGTGGCACAGAAGAAACAAGCTAGGATGTTCCAGGACGAGGAAGCTTCTCTTCTTGATCAATTGGCTTCAACGAAGAGAACTGTAAAAAATTTAAATGAGGAAGTTATGAAGGAGAAGGAGCTAGTTGAACAGCTTAAACATGAAATACATGATCTTGAGATTAGCATTGCACAAGCAGAGGAAGACAAACATGCGTTTGAAGAAAATCTGAGGGACAAGTTGGAAACACTTGATATTTTACATGGCAAGGTAAATCTGCTTAGCCAAGATGTAAATGACAAGGAGGAAAACATTACAGAACTCAGTTCATCACTTTCAACCAAGGAAGGAGACTACCAGAGCCTGCACTTGATGTTTAATCAGACTAAAGAGAGCCTGGAACATGCAAATTCTAGAATGGAGCAACTGGAGAAGTATGTTTATGCagctaaaaatgatataaaatcaaAGATATCCTCAATTGATTCATTGAATGAGGATGTCCAAACATTGTGCAGTGCAAAGAGTGATGCCGAGGAAAAAATAAGCGAGTTAATGAAACAGTACACGGAATTGGAAACTGCTTCTAAGATGAGGGCCTCTCGCGATTCTGAACTATTGTCCAATAAAGATGGTCAGCTCAATCAACTCGAAGAACGACTTTCTACTGCATTAAGTGACTCTAGTGAAGACAGAAGTATAATTGCCGAGTTAAACAGTGAATTGGAAGCTAACAGAACAATGCTACTCAATGAAGTTGAGACCCGGAAAAAAATGTCGGATCTTGTTCAGTCCACTGAAGATGCACTTAAAGAATCCAGAAATGAGTTGTTCAAACTGTCCGAAGAGCTTAATGCAGTAAATATATCAAACCATGACTTGACAACCCAGATTTCAGAATTCACAAATGAGTCTAATGAAGTGAAACAGGCTCTGACTAAGAAAGTAGAAGAAGCGGAATCAGTTTCTAAAGCTCTTTCAGATGAATTGGCCTCAGTGAAGGAGATACATCAAAAGACACAAGAAGATCTTGAAGTCACCTCTAATCAATTGGTGTCTATTACAGAAGTGCATGATGAACTTAGTAAAGAATTGCTGGATACATATAAAAAGTTAGAGTCCACAACAGATGAGCTTGTTAGAGAACGAAGGATTAATGCTACTTTAAAGAGGGAGCTTGAGGCATTGGTGAAACAATCACAGGTGGAATCTGAAGCTAGAAGAGCTCTTCAAGCAGACTTGGATGAGGCCACTCTTTCACTAAATGAGGTGAATGAGAGTACATTATTTCTGTCTAATAAGCTTGATAGCACTGTTTCCAGGATTTCTGCTATTAAAGAAGAGAAAGAGGTTCTTTCAGCGGCTCTTTCGGAGCAAAAGAAAAGTACAGCCGAAGCTCAGAAAAATATGGTGGATGCTCAGCATCTTATTAAAAGGCTTGGGATGGAGAGAGAGAATAGTGAAATCAGGAGTACAAAGCTTGAAGAGGAATTGGCCACAGCAAAAGGTGAGATGTTATATCTGAGGAGGCAGATTACTGCAAGTGGGTCACAGAATACAGATGTTTTGGAAGCAAGCCCAACACCAAATTTCAACCAGTCTCCGGAAGATCATGTTCCAAATACCAGTAGTACTGATGCTGTACCTCCTCGTTCTGCTAAGAAGATTTATAGGAGAAGAAAAGACAGACCATCAACATGA